From a single Planctellipticum variicoloris genomic region:
- a CDS encoding endo-1,4-beta-xylanase, which produces MGLIRFAVHPADRLVDWPEVHRGYLTGSDGRIFPTRIELDQNIIGCRRSSSESSRFHVAWPVPGFGMPIVSTSSLPERAEPFLLSVELARGKLVQLRNQASAWELAGMRIPDEFLPASRRAHLFFARAASSQSDPAGASALAEQSLEHGFIAADILTRAYSRQALAGRTQRYSQLPAVLGCHLPDYVLPPGETQEFGLSFDAAAVPLNWRTVEESEGEYRWDLFDQQVSWCEQNRLMVLGSSLVDFGSSGLPPWLARWEHDFFNLQSFVCDFVETAVARYQGRIRLWEIAARANTGGALALAEESRLTLVARMLDVARQVDEEARLIVRVDQPWGEYLARGQHRLSPLQMVDALLRSGVGLAGVHLEIAMGYLPRGSARRDLLEVSRLLDQWSVLGIPLYITLAAPSAMAHDPAAGFDWEIDPHVWETADTESEQARWFGELLPLLMAKPAVAGVFWSQWSDVVAHELPRAGILRENGEPKPLLDRIRNFEQDCNLPTS; this is translated from the coding sequence ATGGGGTTGATCCGCTTTGCTGTGCACCCTGCGGACCGGCTGGTCGACTGGCCGGAGGTGCATCGCGGCTACCTCACCGGGTCGGACGGCCGGATCTTTCCCACCCGCATCGAACTCGATCAGAATATCATCGGCTGTCGGCGGTCGTCGTCCGAGAGCAGTCGGTTCCATGTCGCGTGGCCCGTTCCGGGCTTCGGGATGCCGATCGTGTCGACGTCGTCGCTTCCCGAACGTGCGGAGCCCTTCCTGCTGTCGGTCGAACTCGCCCGCGGCAAGCTGGTTCAGCTTCGCAACCAGGCCTCCGCCTGGGAACTGGCGGGCATGCGGATTCCCGACGAATTTCTCCCCGCCAGCCGCCGGGCACACCTGTTTTTCGCGCGGGCTGCGTCGTCGCAGTCGGATCCGGCCGGGGCGTCGGCTCTGGCCGAGCAGTCGCTGGAACATGGATTTATTGCCGCCGACATCCTGACGCGGGCTTACTCGCGTCAGGCGCTTGCGGGCCGCACGCAACGCTATTCGCAGCTTCCGGCAGTGCTTGGCTGCCATCTTCCGGATTATGTGCTGCCTCCCGGCGAGACTCAGGAGTTCGGGCTGTCGTTCGACGCCGCCGCGGTTCCGCTGAACTGGCGGACGGTTGAAGAGTCCGAGGGGGAGTACCGGTGGGATCTGTTCGATCAGCAGGTGAGCTGGTGCGAACAGAACCGGCTGATGGTTCTGGGGAGTTCGCTGGTCGATTTCGGCTCGTCCGGACTTCCTCCCTGGCTGGCGCGGTGGGAGCACGATTTTTTCAATCTGCAGAGTTTTGTCTGCGATTTCGTCGAGACGGCGGTCGCGCGGTATCAGGGGCGGATTCGACTCTGGGAGATCGCCGCCCGGGCCAATACGGGGGGGGCGTTGGCGCTCGCCGAAGAGTCCCGACTGACACTGGTCGCCCGGATGCTGGACGTCGCCCGTCAGGTGGACGAAGAAGCCCGGCTGATCGTCCGGGTCGATCAGCCGTGGGGGGAGTATCTCGCCCGCGGCCAGCACCGGCTGTCGCCGCTGCAGATGGTCGACGCGCTGCTCCGGTCGGGCGTGGGTCTGGCGGGAGTGCACCTGGAGATTGCGATGGGCTATCTGCCCCGCGGTTCCGCCCGTCGCGATCTGCTCGAAGTCTCCCGGCTGCTGGATCAGTGGAGCGTCCTCGGCATCCCGCTGTACATCACACTGGCGGCGCCGTCCGCGATGGCACACGACCCGGCCGCCGGCTTCGACTGGGAGATCGACCCGCACGTCTGGGAAACGGCCGACACGGAGAGCGAGCAGGCGCGGTGGTTCGGGGAGCTGCTGCCGCTGCTGATGGCGAAGCCCGCGGTCGCCGGCGTCTTCTGGTCGCAGTGGAGCGACGTGGTCGCTCACGAGCTCCCGCGCGCCGGCATCCTCCGCGAGAACGGAGAGCCGAAGCCGCTGCTCGATCGGATTCGGAATTTCGAGCAGGATTGCAACCTGCCGACCTCGTGA
- the ribD gene encoding bifunctional diaminohydroxyphosphoribosylaminopyrimidine deaminase/5-amino-6-(5-phosphoribosylamino)uracil reductase RibD, producing MVQQFAGPADVMRRALELAARGLGSVEPNPPVGAVLVDDELRCLGEGWHQRYGGPHAEVHALQAAGDAARGATLYVTLEPCCHYGKTPPCSQAVIAAGVRRVVAAMADPAPHVGGKGFAELRAAGIEVTVGLEETAARLLTAPFVCLMLDRRPWVHGKWAMTLDGKIATRTGHSQWISSAASRAVVHQLRGRMDAVLIGIGTALADDPLLTARPPGPRTPARIVVDSQLRLPPAGQLAKSVDMGPVIVVTTSAAGAKRADLLAEAGVEVLRLAAGSDGRPDLTALLAELGRRRMTNLLVEGGSAIHGAFRDANLIDEVHAFIAPKLVGGASAPSPIGGTGASKISQTSSLQHVELQTLDGDVYLHGVTRIPG from the coding sequence ATGGTCCAGCAGTTCGCCGGCCCCGCCGATGTCATGCGACGGGCGCTGGAACTGGCGGCGCGGGGACTGGGCTCGGTCGAGCCCAATCCTCCCGTCGGGGCCGTGCTCGTCGACGATGAGCTGCGCTGTCTGGGCGAAGGCTGGCACCAGCGCTACGGCGGTCCGCATGCCGAGGTCCATGCCCTTCAGGCGGCGGGCGACGCGGCGCGGGGGGCGACGCTCTACGTCACGCTGGAGCCCTGCTGTCACTACGGCAAGACGCCGCCGTGCAGCCAGGCGGTTATCGCGGCAGGCGTTCGGCGGGTCGTCGCCGCTATGGCCGACCCCGCCCCGCACGTCGGCGGAAAGGGCTTCGCCGAGTTGCGGGCCGCAGGCATCGAAGTCACCGTCGGCCTTGAGGAGACGGCGGCCCGGCTGCTGACCGCCCCGTTCGTCTGCCTGATGCTCGACCGGCGGCCGTGGGTCCACGGCAAATGGGCCATGACCCTCGACGGAAAGATTGCCACCCGGACGGGACACTCGCAGTGGATCTCGTCAGCGGCTTCCCGGGCCGTGGTCCACCAGTTGCGCGGCCGGATGGATGCCGTCCTGATCGGCATCGGCACTGCGCTGGCCGACGATCCGCTCCTGACCGCCCGGCCTCCCGGCCCCCGAACGCCGGCCCGGATCGTCGTCGACAGCCAACTGCGACTCCCCCCTGCCGGCCAGCTTGCCAAGTCGGTCGACATGGGGCCGGTGATTGTCGTGACGACTTCAGCAGCCGGCGCAAAGCGCGCCGACTTGCTCGCTGAAGCCGGCGTGGAAGTCCTGAGACTTGCTGCAGGCTCCGATGGCCGCCCCGATCTGACGGCGTTGCTCGCCGAGCTGGGGCGCCGTCGCATGACGAATCTGCTCGTCGAAGGAGGCTCGGCGATTCACGGGGCGTTTCGCGACGCGAACCTGATCGATGAAGTACATGCCTTTATCGCCCCGAAACTCGTCGGCGGCGCATCGGCGCCGTCGCCCATCGGCGGCACCGGAGCTTCCAAAATTTCCCAGACGAGCAGTCTGCAGCATGTGGAACTGCAGACGCTTGACGGCGACGTCTACCTGCACGGCGTGACGCGGATTCCGGGGTGA
- a CDS encoding SpoVG family protein, with amino-acid sequence MEITEIRIKLMEDPNERLQAFCSVTFDGCFVIRDLKIIQGTRGSFVAMPSRKLTDRCPRCSCKNHLRSRFCSECGARLNEDRALKGDDGRAKLYADIAHPINSICRELIQNRVVDAFHKELERSKLPGYVSTYDDYGEESYASLLPSDEREEVLDLPRMYPVSSGRQMVAVGAGAGRSFGAASREEGFADGL; translated from the coding sequence GTGGAAATTACTGAGATTCGCATCAAGCTGATGGAAGATCCGAACGAGCGTCTGCAGGCATTCTGCTCTGTGACCTTCGATGGATGCTTCGTAATCCGCGACCTGAAGATCATCCAGGGGACCCGCGGGTCCTTCGTGGCGATGCCGAGTCGCAAACTGACGGACCGCTGCCCGCGGTGCTCCTGCAAGAACCATCTCCGGTCCCGCTTCTGCAGCGAATGCGGAGCGAGGCTGAACGAAGATCGCGCCCTCAAGGGGGACGACGGTCGCGCCAAGCTGTATGCGGACATCGCGCACCCGATCAATTCGATCTGCCGCGAGCTGATCCAGAACCGCGTGGTCGACGCCTTCCACAAGGAACTGGAACGTTCGAAGCTGCCGGGCTATGTCAGCACCTACGACGACTACGGCGAAGAGAGCTACGCCTCGCTGCTGCCGTCGGATGAACGCGAAGAAGTGCTGGATCTGCCGCGAATGTATCCGGTGAGTAGCGGACGGCAGATGGTCGCCGTCGGTGCCGGAGCCGGTCGTTCCTTCGGAGCGGCGTCCCGCGAAGAAGGTTTTGCTGACGGCCTGTAG
- the ispE gene encoding 4-(cytidine 5'-diphospho)-2-C-methyl-D-erythritol kinase — MFFRWSDRALIVDAPAKLNLFLRIVRKRPDGFHDIDTVMSTINLFDTLEFSASNDNEIRLTVELAVSPMTGVSVDTIPTGPENLVVRAAELLRLHTGATPGADVRLIKRIPSAAGMGGGSSDAAAALLGLNALWGLGLSTGELVGLAAQLGSDVAFFLGGSTTARCTGRGEILEPLNLPEFLHFVVAKPQAGLSTPLVYKHCRPDTEGLSPEGLIAAWSRGAVAEAARCLHNGLQAPAESLSEAIRGLREIFDRLPVLGHQLSGSGTAYFGVCHNRGQALQIAGRLRSAGYPWVFVTRSCT; from the coding sequence ATGTTCTTCCGGTGGTCCGACCGCGCGCTGATCGTCGACGCTCCCGCAAAACTCAACCTGTTTCTGCGGATCGTCCGCAAGCGCCCCGACGGCTTTCACGACATCGACACCGTTATGTCGACCATCAACCTGTTCGACACGCTGGAGTTCTCCGCGTCGAACGACAACGAAATCCGATTGACGGTCGAACTCGCCGTCTCGCCCATGACTGGCGTCTCGGTCGACACGATCCCCACCGGTCCGGAGAACCTCGTAGTCCGGGCGGCCGAGCTGCTCCGCCTGCACACCGGTGCGACCCCCGGCGCCGACGTCCGCCTCATCAAGCGGATTCCTTCCGCGGCGGGGATGGGGGGAGGGTCGAGCGACGCCGCGGCGGCCCTGCTGGGGCTCAACGCGTTGTGGGGGCTGGGGCTTTCGACGGGGGAACTGGTGGGCCTGGCTGCTCAACTGGGGAGCGATGTTGCGTTTTTTCTAGGCGGATCGACGACGGCGCGCTGCACCGGGCGGGGCGAGATTCTGGAACCGCTGAACCTGCCGGAGTTTCTGCACTTTGTCGTGGCAAAACCGCAGGCCGGGCTGTCGACGCCGCTGGTCTACAAGCACTGTCGCCCAGATACTGAAGGTCTTTCTCCAGAAGGACTTATCGCCGCATGGTCGCGGGGGGCGGTCGCGGAGGCGGCACGGTGTTTGCATAACGGTCTGCAAGCTCCGGCGGAATCGCTGAGTGAGGCGATTCGGGGGCTCAGGGAGATTTTTGACCGTCTGCCAGTGCTGGGGCATCAGCTCAGCGGCAGCGGAACGGCGTACTTCGGCGTCTGCCACAACCGCGGGCAGGCGCTGCAGATTGCCGGACGGCTGAGATCAGCCGGATATCCCTGGGTCTTTGTCACCCGGAGCTGCACGTGA
- a CDS encoding GlsB/YeaQ/YmgE family stress response membrane protein — translation MSIIWFLLIGIAAGWLAGQVMRGGGFGLVGDLIVGVVGALLGGFLFGLLGLSAGGLIGSLVTATVGAIALLWLLRFFRIKA, via the coding sequence ATGAGCATCATCTGGTTCCTCCTGATCGGGATTGCCGCCGGCTGGCTCGCGGGACAGGTGATGCGCGGCGGCGGCTTTGGGCTGGTAGGCGATCTGATCGTCGGCGTGGTCGGGGCGCTCCTGGGCGGATTTCTCTTCGGGCTGCTGGGGCTCTCGGCGGGCGGCCTGATTGGCAGCCTGGTCACCGCGACGGTCGGCGCCATCGCACTGCTGTGGCTGCTGCGGTTTTTCCGCATCAAGGCGTGA
- a CDS encoding glutaredoxin family protein yields the protein MDARLSPRLTFLFPLVSAVLLLGVVEAPAAETRCAVVEVFLRGESELSTAARAYVEKHYAKKAGVVVTYRDVAGDEAALARFYKLADHFKIEKPGLPAFYASGRFEFGWDAKTSPPKLEELLTVEVFVRQGCPRCALAHPIIFEELAPRYPGYKFVEKDIAVSVEAQRRLQEVANRYGVQGAGVPALHMGGRLMIGFIDAVASFRQWDDVLKGVTVPCPPKTSWNRPARRGFNERPLPWFAGWGGVAQAGDPPAIETVPELPPPPEVGASESSAKPLPPEVGPLSETDAEAPPSRPRRELPPEVSETTDPLPQPQTASDTVYLPMLGQVNWKQWGLPAFTILVGLVDGFNPCAMWVLLFLLSLLVNLRDRWKILAVAGTFVVISGAAYLAFMAAWLNVFQFIGLLRPAQILLGLLAIGVGTIHVKDFFAFKQGVSLSIPESAKPKLYERMRKIVMAETLIGAIVGASVLAVLVNIVELLCTAGLPAMYTGILTLQNLPAWENFLYLLLYIAAYMFDDSLMVTVVVVTLGKHRLQETGGRVLKLISGAVILALGIVMIVKPEWLV from the coding sequence ATGGACGCCAGACTCTCCCCTCGATTGACGTTTCTGTTTCCGCTCGTCAGCGCGGTACTCCTGCTCGGCGTCGTCGAGGCTCCGGCCGCGGAGACCCGCTGCGCGGTCGTCGAAGTCTTCCTGCGGGGCGAGTCCGAGCTGTCGACCGCGGCCCGCGCGTACGTCGAGAAGCACTACGCGAAGAAGGCCGGGGTCGTGGTGACGTATCGCGACGTCGCCGGCGACGAGGCCGCGCTGGCCCGGTTCTACAAGCTCGCCGATCACTTCAAGATCGAGAAACCCGGACTGCCGGCCTTCTACGCCAGCGGGCGGTTCGAGTTCGGCTGGGACGCGAAGACGTCTCCGCCTAAACTGGAAGAATTGCTGACGGTCGAAGTCTTCGTCCGACAGGGGTGCCCGCGCTGCGCGCTGGCCCATCCGATCATCTTTGAAGAACTGGCGCCGCGCTACCCCGGCTACAAGTTCGTTGAGAAGGATATTGCAGTCTCCGTGGAGGCCCAGCGGCGGCTGCAGGAAGTCGCCAATCGCTACGGCGTCCAGGGCGCGGGCGTCCCGGCACTGCACATGGGGGGGCGGCTGATGATCGGCTTTATCGACGCCGTCGCCAGCTTTCGACAGTGGGACGACGTCCTGAAGGGGGTGACCGTCCCCTGCCCGCCGAAGACTTCGTGGAATCGACCGGCCCGTCGCGGTTTCAACGAAAGACCGCTGCCGTGGTTTGCGGGCTGGGGCGGCGTCGCACAGGCCGGCGATCCGCCGGCGATCGAGACCGTTCCGGAACTTCCGCCGCCCCCCGAAGTCGGCGCGAGCGAGTCGAGCGCCAAACCCCTCCCGCCCGAAGTCGGCCCGCTGTCGGAGACCGATGCGGAAGCTCCTCCTTCCCGACCGCGGCGGGAATTGCCGCCGGAAGTCTCGGAGACGACCGATCCGCTGCCGCAGCCTCAAACCGCGTCGGACACGGTCTACCTGCCGATGTTGGGGCAGGTGAACTGGAAGCAGTGGGGTCTGCCGGCGTTTACGATTCTGGTGGGACTGGTCGACGGCTTCAATCCGTGCGCCATGTGGGTCCTGCTGTTTCTGCTGTCGCTGCTGGTGAACCTGCGCGACCGCTGGAAAATCCTCGCCGTGGCGGGGACGTTCGTCGTCATCAGCGGAGCAGCCTATCTGGCGTTTATGGCCGCGTGGCTGAACGTGTTTCAGTTCATCGGTCTGCTCCGTCCGGCCCAGATCCTGCTGGGCCTGCTGGCGATCGGCGTCGGCACGATCCACGTCAAGGACTTCTTCGCGTTCAAACAGGGGGTGTCGCTGTCGATTCCCGAATCCGCCAAGCCGAAGCTCTACGAGCGGATGCGGAAGATCGTGATGGCCGAAACGCTGATCGGCGCCATTGTGGGGGCGTCGGTCCTGGCGGTGCTGGTCAACATCGTCGAACTCCTCTGCACGGCGGGACTCCCCGCGATGTATACTGGCATCCTGACGCTGCAGAACCTGCCGGCGTGGGAGAATTTTCTCTACCTGCTGCTCTACATCGCCGCCTATATGTTCGACGACTCGCTGATGGTGACGGTGGTCGTCGTCACGCTGGGCAAGCATCGCCTGCAAGAGACCGGCGGCCGGGTGCTGAAGCTGATCAGCGGCGCGGTGATCCTGGCGCTGGGGATCGTGATGATCGTCAAGCCGGAATGGCTGGTGTGA
- a CDS encoding HEAT repeat domain-containing protein, producing MKIFGGRRPVNGSADFLMTVSMAAVLLLARPATSQDRPSDRVVAGRTIAQWRELIGQIDFADRQSAAYVAGLVAVMEDREVPWFTRRQAALTLGRLGPLARDAVPRVLRLIDETGDDPETAAALWSIKAIALYGPIAAETTPTLIDRLRDPRTDWFARLSLLEAISQIGPSHPAALAVLIDAARDPAAVYPRLTEEQALEFRRLACESLGAIGPAAAAATPVLARLLESDDAHVRRAAADGLARFGPLATEAGPALADRVLLDEELEVRDAALIALARLGPEMLPRVQPWLMSDSPLLQQDALRLYREWGPAVRRSLPDVAPFLQHEDRLTRLAARAAAAKMTGEVAPHLQPVIECLGDDDRGVRQEAARLLIEWGRTSTSVVPTVERMQNDSRPRVRAAVHHILERIAAQKP from the coding sequence GTGAAAATCTTCGGCGGTCGCCGACCGGTCAACGGTTCGGCCGACTTTCTGATGACCGTGAGCATGGCGGCGGTGCTGCTGCTGGCCCGACCGGCGACATCGCAGGATCGACCGTCCGATCGCGTCGTTGCCGGCCGCACCATCGCGCAGTGGCGGGAGTTGATCGGGCAGATTGATTTCGCGGATCGCCAGTCTGCGGCGTACGTCGCGGGCCTGGTGGCGGTGATGGAGGACCGCGAAGTTCCCTGGTTCACCCGTCGGCAGGCGGCGCTGACGCTGGGCCGGCTCGGACCGCTCGCCCGTGACGCGGTGCCGCGGGTGCTGCGATTGATTGATGAGACCGGCGACGATCCCGAGACCGCCGCTGCACTCTGGTCCATCAAAGCGATCGCCTTGTACGGTCCGATTGCCGCCGAAACAACGCCGACCCTGATCGACCGGCTGCGAGATCCCAGAACGGACTGGTTCGCCCGGCTATCGCTGCTGGAGGCGATTTCGCAGATTGGCCCGAGCCACCCCGCCGCGCTGGCCGTGTTGATCGACGCCGCCCGCGATCCCGCCGCCGTGTATCCCCGACTCACTGAGGAGCAGGCGCTGGAGTTTCGGCGGCTGGCGTGCGAATCGCTGGGGGCGATCGGCCCCGCGGCGGCGGCGGCCACGCCGGTGCTCGCCCGACTCCTGGAGTCCGACGACGCGCATGTGCGTCGCGCCGCGGCCGATGGCCTGGCGCGTTTCGGGCCGCTGGCGACGGAGGCAGGCCCCGCGCTGGCCGACCGCGTCCTGCTGGACGAGGAGCTTGAGGTTCGCGACGCCGCACTGATCGCGCTGGCCCGCCTGGGCCCGGAAATGCTGCCTCGAGTGCAGCCCTGGCTGATGTCGGACAGCCCGCTGCTCCAGCAGGATGCGCTGCGGCTGTATCGCGAATGGGGGCCGGCGGTTCGTCGATCTCTGCCCGATGTGGCGCCGTTTCTCCAACACGAAGATCGGTTGACTCGGCTGGCGGCCCGCGCTGCGGCCGCCAAGATGACCGGGGAGGTCGCTCCTCATTTGCAGCCTGTCATCGAGTGCCTCGGCGACGATGACCGAGGCGTTCGCCAGGAAGCCGCCCGGCTGCTGATCGAATGGGGTCGGACGTCGACGTCCGTCGTCCCGACGGTCGAACGGATGCAGAACGATTCCCGGCCACGGGTCCGGGCAGCCGTCCATCACATCCTCGAACGGATCGCAGCCCAGAAACCCTGA
- a CDS encoding mechanosensitive ion channel domain-containing protein, whose amino-acid sequence MSCAAQKCLLWAAFFVTSVAPVGDAAAQPPAIGGRGTRAEPTLASQISGRLKQLEADSKLDADLKKQLVDRYTTAQASLDDAAAADRKAAGFRDQLNRSAATLKQVQERLQKLPRQASANVDATVGSADLQRMITSVQTKINQPDTGLQSQARSTDEQATGRVKRLQEIPAQITDLAAALDMNQKELDGSPPDNEPKELTEARRMSLQAQRTMLERQRSALQSELAWLEPAETNDLLRDQRDLAQRELALAQDEVKLLQGELDRRRQREAQEKVEAAQREAALAHPLLKPIADETQQLAEEDHALAERLRKVADDLQQAQSQFDSLQAESSRTREMVKEVGLTESIGLMLRSQRANIANPRELKERIRQRGDTIRDIRLKLFELNAKIDELSDVESALPKALAKQNADAPSLPGKTLIAEGETLLKHQREILTGLSNNYSKYIEQLTSLDTLERKLMSSAEEYGGFIDERAFWIRTSGWYGWSEARSAAGAAAEFLNAERWGELGDSIVRDFHREPVGWTVFGLFMAVWLMLRRRIRRTLHDVGDQAAEGSCRRFGPTLQAILLTLLLAAGPIGLLWFPGIRLESQVSGLAWTQAVGQGLLQAALVGTPFLVLQSICTRRGLAEQHLSWNVRNLRNINHQLRWFIPVGLALACLLGALNARADEPPVESLGRLVFMLLMVLLTLFCRAVLSGPHAVPSTDSNHPWAVRGWAWARTISLLVPTVLLVLVWAGYFYTAGQLAQRLQATAWLWFGLLTLRSIIMRWITLQRRRLALQQAQQLRAQAESELKQTQESSETGFSLARFDLGGIVGQILRLLNTSLVVVWLIGIWLIWAEVVPALGILNRVNLWQTAQQQTIVRDVEQVAGTSDTEQAQQTQETVIRLRWVTAADVLTAVVVLAIAIVAGRNIPGLLEISVLSRLPLDAGIRFAAILLGRYAIFIVGAVAAFGQIGVGWSNVQWLVAAASVGLGFGLQEIFANFVSGVILLMERPIRVGDVVTVGDVTGTVLQIRIRSTTIRDWDQKEFIVPNKQLITDSLLNWTLSNTVSRLVIEVGVSYSSDPRKVQELLLQIAIEQPSVMRDPAPQVAFMQFGDSSLKYVLYCFVPSLSNRLPTTDALNTQIIERFRAAGIEIPFPQRDLYVRSISGIGATPVPPTPDDAPPNAELRAPD is encoded by the coding sequence ATGTCATGCGCTGCGCAGAAGTGTTTGCTCTGGGCGGCGTTCTTCGTAACGAGCGTGGCGCCGGTCGGCGATGCTGCGGCGCAGCCGCCGGCTATCGGAGGGCGCGGGACCCGCGCTGAGCCGACGCTGGCGTCGCAGATTTCCGGCCGCCTCAAGCAACTGGAGGCCGACTCCAAACTCGACGCGGATCTGAAAAAGCAGCTCGTCGATCGCTACACCACCGCTCAGGCATCGCTGGACGACGCTGCGGCCGCGGATCGGAAGGCGGCGGGGTTCCGGGATCAGCTCAACCGCTCGGCGGCGACGCTCAAGCAGGTCCAGGAAAGGCTTCAGAAGCTTCCCAGGCAGGCCTCTGCCAATGTCGACGCGACCGTCGGCAGCGCCGATCTGCAGCGGATGATTACTTCAGTCCAGACGAAGATCAATCAGCCGGACACCGGACTGCAGTCGCAGGCCAGGTCGACCGACGAACAGGCGACGGGGCGGGTCAAGCGACTGCAGGAGATTCCTGCCCAGATTACCGATCTCGCCGCCGCCCTCGACATGAATCAGAAGGAACTGGATGGTTCGCCTCCCGACAATGAGCCGAAGGAGCTGACCGAGGCCCGACGCATGTCGCTGCAGGCGCAGCGGACAATGCTGGAACGGCAACGGTCGGCGCTGCAGTCCGAGCTGGCCTGGCTCGAGCCTGCGGAAACCAATGATTTGCTGCGGGACCAGCGCGACCTGGCTCAGCGGGAGCTGGCCCTCGCGCAGGATGAAGTGAAGCTCCTGCAGGGAGAGCTGGACCGGCGGCGGCAGAGGGAGGCGCAGGAAAAAGTCGAAGCGGCCCAGCGGGAGGCCGCCCTCGCGCACCCGCTGCTGAAGCCGATCGCCGACGAAACCCAGCAGCTCGCCGAAGAAGACCATGCGCTCGCCGAGCGATTGCGCAAAGTGGCGGACGACCTGCAGCAGGCTCAGTCGCAGTTCGACAGTCTGCAGGCCGAGTCCAGCCGGACGCGCGAGATGGTCAAAGAAGTCGGCCTGACCGAGTCGATTGGCCTGATGCTCCGCAGCCAGAGGGCGAACATCGCCAATCCTCGGGAGCTGAAGGAACGGATCCGGCAGCGCGGCGACACGATCCGCGACATTCGCCTGAAGCTGTTTGAGCTGAACGCCAAGATCGACGAGCTGTCCGACGTTGAATCCGCGCTCCCCAAGGCCCTGGCCAAGCAGAATGCGGACGCCCCCAGCCTGCCCGGAAAAACGCTGATTGCCGAAGGGGAAACCCTGCTGAAGCATCAACGGGAGATTCTGACCGGGCTCAGCAACAACTACAGCAAGTACATCGAGCAACTCACCAGCCTCGATACGCTCGAACGCAAGCTGATGAGCTCCGCTGAGGAATACGGCGGCTTCATTGATGAGCGGGCGTTCTGGATACGCACCAGCGGCTGGTATGGGTGGAGCGAAGCCCGGTCCGCGGCGGGCGCCGCCGCAGAATTCCTCAACGCGGAACGCTGGGGGGAACTCGGCGACTCGATCGTCCGCGACTTCCATCGCGAACCCGTCGGCTGGACGGTGTTCGGGCTGTTCATGGCGGTCTGGCTGATGTTGCGCCGTCGGATCCGTCGGACGCTGCACGACGTCGGCGATCAGGCGGCCGAGGGCTCGTGCCGCCGGTTTGGGCCAACATTGCAGGCGATCCTGCTGACATTGCTGCTGGCGGCAGGGCCGATCGGCCTGCTGTGGTTCCCCGGCATCCGACTTGAGTCGCAGGTCTCCGGATTGGCCTGGACGCAGGCGGTCGGGCAAGGTCTGCTGCAGGCGGCTCTCGTCGGAACGCCATTTCTGGTGCTGCAATCCATCTGCACCCGGCGGGGGCTTGCCGAGCAGCACCTGTCGTGGAACGTCCGCAACTTGCGGAACATCAACCACCAGTTGCGCTGGTTCATTCCGGTGGGCCTCGCGCTCGCGTGCCTGCTGGGCGCCCTGAATGCCCGCGCGGACGAGCCCCCCGTGGAATCCCTGGGCCGGCTGGTTTTCATGCTCCTGATGGTGTTGCTGACGTTGTTCTGCCGGGCCGTCCTGTCGGGTCCCCACGCCGTTCCGTCGACCGACTCCAATCACCCCTGGGCGGTGCGAGGCTGGGCCTGGGCGCGGACGATCAGCCTGCTGGTGCCCACGGTCCTGCTCGTCCTGGTGTGGGCCGGCTATTTCTACACCGCCGGGCAACTGGCGCAACGACTTCAGGCAACCGCCTGGCTGTGGTTCGGCCTGCTGACCCTGCGCTCGATCATCATGCGGTGGATCACGCTGCAGCGAAGGCGACTCGCCCTTCAGCAGGCTCAGCAGCTTCGCGCGCAGGCGGAATCGGAACTGAAGCAGACTCAGGAATCGTCCGAAACCGGATTTTCGCTGGCACGGTTCGATCTCGGCGGCATCGTCGGTCAGATTCTCCGGCTGTTGAATACAAGTCTCGTGGTGGTCTGGCTCATCGGGATCTGGCTGATCTGGGCGGAGGTCGTTCCCGCGCTCGGCATTCTGAATCGGGTCAACCTCTGGCAGACGGCGCAGCAGCAGACGATTGTTCGAGATGTCGAGCAGGTCGCGGGGACTTCGGATACCGAACAGGCGCAGCAGACGCAGGAGACTGTCATCCGCCTGCGCTGGGTCACGGCGGCGGATGTCCTGACTGCCGTTGTCGTGCTGGCGATCGCCATCGTCGCCGGCCGAAATATTCCGGGTCTGCTGGAGATCTCGGTCCTCAGCCGACTGCCGCTCGACGCCGGTATCCGGTTTGCCGCAATTCTGCTCGGCCGGTACGCCATTTTCATTGTGGGGGCCGTCGCCGCATTCGGCCAGATCGGCGTCGGCTGGTCCAATGTCCAATGGCTGGTCGCGGCCGCTTCGGTTGGTCTCGGCTTCGGCCTGCAGGAGATCTTCGCCAACTTCGTTTCGGGCGTCATCCTGCTCATGGAGCGTCCGATTCGCGTCGGAGACGTGGTGACCGTTGGCGACGTGACGGGGACGGTCCTGCAGATCCGCATCCGCTCGACGACGATTCGCGACTGGGACCAGAAAGAGTTCATTGTTCCGAACAAGCAATTGATTACGGACAGCCTGCTCAACTGGACTCTGTCCAACACGGTGAGCCGGCTCGTCATTGAAGTCGGCGTCTCGTACTCGTCCGATCCGCGCAAAGTCCAGGAGTTGCTGCTGCAAATTGCGATCGAACAGCCCTCCGTCATGCGGGACCCCGCTCCCCAGGTCGCGTTCATGCAGTTCGGCGACAGTTCTCTGAAGTATGTCCTGTATTGCTTCGTCCCCAGTCTGAGCAACCGCCTGCCGACAACCGATGCCTTGAACACCCAGATCATCGAACGATTCCGTGCCGCCGGCATCGAGATTCCGTTCCCGCAGCGCGACTTGTACGTTCGGAGTATTTCCGGAATCGGCGCCACGCCTGTCCCGCCGACTCCCGATGATGCGCCACCGAACGCTGAACTTCGAGCTCCCGACTGA